In the Arachis ipaensis cultivar K30076 chromosome B10, Araip1.1, whole genome shotgun sequence genome, one interval contains:
- the LOC107623178 gene encoding uncharacterized protein LOC107623178 produces MFQLQRSLLFTSSAPSYSLTSPSSSSLSLRHFMLQFKALHNSPVSRLPYSAIGIANSNSNLQCQNCFLRLHFRAAANCVAPRLRCFGSIGNGSRCSVTSREFRFPLSLISDGVFSKRFSSKVSDSNYNRNKKRLSSSAAAVAAASKEGLVEEKKDKKEGKAAKAKAEPVESDKQESEKVSAKKKKQSTSKKSSKKSAASSSLKEVDSVEGSKKSSKGKKKLSTSKTKKKKVEISSSSSSIEVMQNDSASMKIESNKQSKSCSPIEQVEMPGKFTDKPVYPASGKSVVVVESVTKAKVIQRYLGDMYEVLPSYGHVRDLAARSGSVRPDEDFSMVWEVPSPAWTHLKTINVALSRAENLILASDPDREGEAIAWHIIEMLQQQGALHDNLSLARVVFHEITEQSIKAAMQAPRKVDVNLVHAYLARRALDYLIGFNISPLLWRKLPGCQSAGRVQSAALSIICDREMEIDEFKPREYWSVAAQLKKKESGSNKDLIFPAHLTHFDSARLNQFSIASDKEAKDIENKIIKADFKITNLKRSKIRRNPPTPYITSTLQQDAANKLNFTASYTMKLAQKLYEGVELSDGNAVGLITYIRTDGLHISDEAVANIRSLIVERYGQDFVPQSAPKFLKKVKNAQEAHEAIRPTDIHKLPSMLVGVLDEDSLKLYTLIWSRTVSCQMTQAIFEQIQLDIGNADESIMLRSSSSRVDFPGYRAVFTDIDTEAVQDKESDGANRDQVFEVLNTLKPGDPLHLVQTEFNQHHTQPPPRYTEASLVRKLEELGIGRPSTYATTLKVLQDRNYVTVKSRVLYPEFRGRMVSAFLSHHFSEVTEYSFTADMETELDNVSAGLTEWKGLLRDYWTRFKLYCERTSSVHIHQVEKMLEKKFGDYLFSALPDQTRVCPSCMEGTLIFKVSRFGSGYFIGCDQHPRCKYIAKTLYGAEEEEEDTPHLNTRIEEPKVLGVNSVSNEKVLLKSGPYGFYVQLGEDRKGYIPKRASVSHIKDVKSITLEDALELLQYPLTLGNHPKDGLPVILKLARVGFAVRHRHTIASVPKNMKPSEVTFEKALELLSGKDVRKCGRPKGKPKRVDEIEALEAF; encoded by the exons ATGTTTCAGCTCCAAAGAAGCTTGCTCTTCACTTCCTCAGCCCCTTCCTACTCTCTCACCTctccctcttcatcttctctctcccTTCGCCACTTCATG TTGCAATTCAAGGCTCTTCATAATTCCCCGGTTTCTCGCTTACCTTATTCTGCGATAGGCATTGCAAATAGCAACAGCAATCTCCAATGTCAGAACTGTTTCCTCCGTTTACATTTTCGAGCGGCGGCGAATTGCGTTGCGCCCCGCCTTCGTTGCTTCGGTAGCATTGGTAACGGTTCTAGGTGTTCTGTTACTAGCCGTGAATTCAGGTTCCCGTTGAGTTTGATTAGTGATGGGGTTTTCAGTAAGAGGTTTTCGTCTAAAGTTTCGGATAGTAATTATAATCGTAATAAGAAGAGATTGAGTTCTAGTGCTGCTGCTGTTGCTGCTGCGTCGAAAGAAGGTTTAGttgaagagaagaaggataagAAAGAGGGAAAGGCGGCGAAGGCGAAGGCGGAGCCCGTTGAGAGTGATAAGCAGGAATCTGAAAAAGTGAGTgctaagaagaagaagcaatcaACAAGCAAGAAAAGTAGCAAGAAGTCTGCTGCTAGCAGTTCTCTGAAAGAGGTTGATTCTGTGGAAGGTTCTAAAAAATCTTCCAAAGGGAAGAAGAAATTGAGTACTAgtaaaacgaagaagaagaaggttgagattagtagtagtagtagtagtattgAAGTAATGCAAAATGATTCTGCTTCTATGAAGATTGAGTCTAACAAGCAAAGTAAGAGCTGTAGTCCGATTGAACAGGTGGAAATGCCGGGGAAATTTACTGATAAGCCGGTGTATCCTGCAAGTGGAAAGTCTGTGGTGGTTGTGGAGTCTGTCACGAAAGCCAAGGTTATTCAGAGATACCTTGGTGATATGTATGAAGTATTGCCGAGCTATGGTCATGTAAGAGACTTGGCTGCTAGGTCTGGATCTGTGCGACCCGATGAAGATTTCAGTATGGTGTGGGAGGTTCCGTCACCTGCCTGGACTCATCTGAAGACCATCAATGTTGCACTGAGCAG AGCAGAAAACCTTATTCTTGCATCAGATCCTGATCGCGAGGGAGAGGCTATCGCTTGGCACATCATAGAGATGTTGCAACAACAAGGTGCTCTGCACGATAATCTTTCTTTAGCGAGGGTTGTCTTTCATGAAATAACTGAACAATCTATAAAAGCAGCAATGCAAGCACCAAGAAAGGTGGATGTGAATTTAGTGCATGCATATCTTGCACGGCGAGCTCTTGATTATTTGATTGGGTTTAACATCTCTCCATTACTATGGAGGAAGTTACCAGGTTGCCAATCGGCAGGAAGAGTTCAATCTGCAGCGCTTTCCATTATATGTGATAGAGAGATGGAAATTGATGAATTTAAACCAAGGGAGTATTGGAGTGTGGCGGCCcaattaaagaagaaagaatcAGGATCAAACAAGGATCTTATCTTTCCTGCTCATTTGACCCATTTTGATTCAGCAAGGTTGAATCAATTTTCAATTGCTTCTGATAAAGAGGCAAAAGATAttgaaaacaaaataatcaaGGCAGATTTTAAGATTACTAACTTGAAAAGGAGCAAAATTCGAAGAAATCCTCCGACACCGTATATAACATCCACACTTCAGCAAGATGCTGCAAACAAATTGAATTTCACAGCAAGTTACACCATGAAG CTTGCGCAAAAACTGTATGAGGGAGTTGAGTTGTCTGATGGTAACGCAGTTGGTTTGATAACATACATCAGAACTGATGGACTTCAT ATTTCTGATGAAGCTGTTGCCAATATACGGTCGCTAATTGTTGAGAG GTATGGACAAGATTTTGTCCCACAAAGTGCACCAAAGTTTTTAAAAAAGGTGAAAAATGCACAAGAGGCTCATGAAGCCATTAGACCCACTGACATCCACAAGTTGCCAT CAATGCTTGTTGGGGTACTAGATGAAGATTCCTTGAAGCTATACACACTTATCTGGTCACGGACAGTTTCATGTCAGATGACACAAGCTATCTTCGAGCAG ATACAACTTGATATTGGAAATGCAGATGAGTCTATTATGTTACGATCTTCCAGCTCACGAGTTGACTTTCCTGGATACCGGGCAGTTTTTACG GACATTGATACTGAAGCTGTTCAAGATAAAGAGAGTGATGGAGCCAATCGTGATCAAGTTTTTGAGGTTCTAAATACCTTGAAG CCAGGGGACCCACTACATCTTGTTCAAACAGAGTTCAATCAGCATCATACACAGCCACCACCACGTTACACCGAAGCATCATTG GTTAGGAAGCTTGAAGAGCTTGGTATTGGCAGACCTTCGACATATGCAACAACATTGAAAGTTTTACAG GATAGAAACTACGTGACAGTAAAAAGCCGTGTGCTGTATCCTGAATTTCGTGGCCGAATG GTTTCAGCATTTTTATCCCATCACTTTTCAGAAGTCACAGAGTACAGTTTCACTGCTGATATGGAAACAGAG CTTGATAATGTTTCTGCTGGATTAACTGAATGGAAAGGCCTCCTTAGAGATTATTGGACACGGTTTAAATTGTACTGTGAGCGTACTTCTAGTGTTCATATTCACCAG GTTGAGAAGATGTTGGAAAAGAAATTTGGGGACTATTTATTTTCCGCCCTCCCAGATCAGACCCGTGTTTGTCCAAG TTGTATGGAAGGCACATTAATTTTTAAAGTAAGCAGATTTGGTTCTGGCTACTTTATAGGTTGTGATCAACATCCAAGATGCAA GTACATTGCCAAAACACTATATGgtgcagaggaggaggaggaagatacACCTCATTTAAACACTCGTATAGAAGAACCAAAAGTCCTGGGTGTTAATAGTGTTTCAAATGAAAAG GTTCTCTTGAAAAGTGGTCCTTACGGATTTTATGTTCAGCTTGGGGAAGACAGGAAGGGGTACATACCTAAAAGAGCATCCGTCTCTCAT ATCAAAGATGTGAAATCCATCACCCTTGAAGATGCACTTGAGTTGCTACAGTATCCATTGACATTG